One Microvirga thermotolerans DNA window includes the following coding sequences:
- the nusA gene encoding transcription termination factor NusA: protein MAVSANRLELLQIADAVAREKVIDKQIVLDAMADAIAKAARSRYGAETDIHAEINPKTGELRLSRHLLVVDDGALENDSREITLSEARSRHNPAAQVGDTIAETLPPFDFGRIAAQSAKQVIVQKVRDAERDRQYQEYKDRIGEVVNGVVKRVEYGNVIVDLGRGEAIVRRDELIPRETFRPGDRIRAYLFDVRREARGPQIFLSRTHPQFMAKLFAQEVPEIYDGIVSVQAVARDPGSRAKIAVTSRDSSIDPVGACVGMRGSRVQAVVGELQGEKIDIIPWSPDQATFIVNALQPAEVVKVVLDEEADRIEVVVPDDQLSLAIGRRGQNVRLASQLTGWDIDILTEAEESERRQKEFAERTELFMNALDVDEVVGQLLASEGFRSVEEIAYVDPSEVASIEGFDEDTASEIQSRARDYLARIEAENEARRKELGVSDDLKEIEGVTTAMLVALGENDIKTVEDLAGCATDDLVGWTEGRGQDATRYAGALDGFDLSRAEAEAMIMAARVKAGWIEAPAETAETEGSADEAETEAQPS, encoded by the coding sequence ATGGCAGTCAGCGCCAACAGGCTTGAGCTCTTGCAGATCGCCGATGCGGTCGCGCGCGAGAAGGTGATCGACAAGCAGATCGTGCTGGACGCCATGGCGGACGCCATCGCGAAGGCCGCGCGCTCCCGCTACGGCGCCGAGACCGACATCCACGCGGAGATCAACCCCAAGACCGGCGAGCTGCGCCTGTCCCGCCACCTCCTGGTGGTCGACGACGGCGCGCTCGAGAACGATTCCCGCGAGATCACCCTCTCCGAGGCCCGCAGCCGCCACAACCCGGCGGCGCAGGTGGGCGACACCATCGCCGAGACCCTGCCGCCCTTCGATTTCGGCCGCATCGCGGCGCAGTCGGCCAAGCAGGTGATCGTGCAGAAGGTGCGCGACGCCGAGCGCGACCGCCAGTACCAGGAATACAAGGACCGCATCGGCGAGGTGGTGAACGGCGTCGTCAAGCGGGTCGAGTACGGCAACGTGATCGTCGACCTCGGCCGGGGCGAGGCCATCGTGCGCCGCGACGAGCTGATCCCCCGCGAGACCTTCCGCCCCGGCGACCGCATCCGTGCCTACCTGTTCGACGTGCGCCGCGAGGCGCGCGGGCCGCAGATCTTCCTCTCGCGCACCCATCCGCAGTTCATGGCGAAGCTCTTCGCGCAGGAGGTGCCGGAGATCTACGACGGCATCGTCTCGGTGCAGGCGGTCGCCCGCGATCCGGGCTCCCGCGCCAAGATCGCCGTGACCTCCCGCGACTCCTCCATCGACCCGGTCGGCGCCTGCGTCGGCATGCGCGGCTCCCGCGTCCAGGCGGTGGTCGGCGAGCTCCAGGGCGAGAAGATCGACATCATTCCCTGGTCGCCCGACCAGGCGACCTTCATCGTCAACGCGCTCCAGCCGGCGGAAGTGGTCAAGGTGGTGCTCGACGAGGAGGCCGACCGCATCGAGGTGGTGGTGCCCGACGACCAGCTCTCCCTCGCCATCGGCCGCCGCGGCCAGAACGTGCGCCTCGCCTCGCAGCTCACCGGCTGGGACATCGACATCCTCACCGAGGCCGAGGAATCGGAGCGCCGCCAGAAGGAGTTCGCGGAGCGGACCGAGCTGTTCATGAACGCCCTCGACGTGGACGAGGTGGTGGGCCAGCTCCTCGCCTCGGAGGGCTTCCGCTCGGTCGAGGAGATCGCCTATGTCGATCCGTCCGAAGTCGCCTCCATCGAGGGCTTCGACGAGGACACCGCGAGCGAGATCCAGAGCCGCGCCCGCGACTACCTCGCCCGCATCGAGGCGGAGAACGAGGCCCGCCGCAAGGAGCTCGGCGTCTCGGACGACCTGAAGGAGATCGAGGGCGTCACCACGGCCATGCTCGTGGCGCTGGGCGAGAACGACATCAAGACGGTCGAGGACCTGGCCGGCTGCGCCACCGACGACCTCGTGGGCTGGACGGAGGGCCGCGGCCAGGACGCCACCCGCTATGCCGGGGCGCTCGACGGCTTCGACCTGTCCCGCGCCGAGGCGGAGGCCATGATCATGGCCGCCCGCGTGAAGGCCGGCTGGATCGAGGCGCCCGCGGAGACGGCGGAAACCGAGGGGTCGGCGGACGAGGCCGAAACCGAGGCCCAGCCCTCCTGA
- the rbfA gene encoding 30S ribosome-binding factor RbfA, translated as MAKRFEQTAGPSQRQQRVAELVRHALAEVLSRGDLQDEVLTRNVITIPEVRMSPDLKLATAYVMPLGGKDEDAVLKALERNKKVLRQEVAHRVNLKFAPDLRFRRDESFDEAARIDALLRSEKVTRDTARPADDAADDNDE; from the coding sequence ATGGCAAAACGCTTCGAACAGACCGCCGGACCTTCCCAGCGCCAGCAGCGCGTCGCCGAGCTCGTGCGCCACGCGCTCGCGGAGGTCCTTTCCCGCGGCGACCTGCAGGACGAGGTGCTGACGAGGAACGTCATCACCATCCCCGAGGTGCGCATGTCGCCGGACCTGAAGCTCGCCACCGCCTACGTGATGCCGCTCGGCGGCAAGGACGAGGACGCGGTGCTGAAGGCCCTGGAGCGGAACAAGAAGGTCCTGCGCCAGGAGGTCGCCCACCGCGTCAACCTGAAGTTCGCCCCGGACCTGCGCTTCCGCCGCGACGAGAGCTTCGACGAGGCCGCGCGGATCGACGCGCTGCTGCGCTCCGAGAAGGTGACGCGCGACACGGCCAGACCCGCCGACGACGCAGCCGACGACAACGACGAGTGA
- the pnp gene encoding polyribonucleotide nucleotidyltransferase has product MFDVQREELIWAGRKLVLETGKMARQADGAVVASYGETTVLATVVSAKEPKAGVDFFPLTVNYQERTYAAGRIPGGYFKREGRPTEKETLVSRLIDRPIRPLFVEGYRNDTQVVVTVLSHDLENDPDIVAMVAASAALTLSGVPFMGPVGAARVGYIGGQYKLNPPLQEMEQSALDLVVAGTSEAVLMVESEAKELPEDVMLGAVMFGHKHFQPVIEAIIRLAEKAAKEPRDFQPADLSEVEKAVLEIAEKDLREAYKITRKQDRYAAVDAVKAKVMDALCPAEGEARFDPETVKSVFKEVQAKIVRWNILDEGTRIDGRDVRTVRPILAEVGVLPRTHGSALFTRGETQALVVTTLGTGEDEQFVDELEGTRKETFLLHYNFPPYSVGETGRMGSPGRREIGHGKLAWRAIHPMLPPSHEFPYTIRVVSEITESNGSSSMATVCGSSLALMDAGVPLRRPVAGIAMGLILEGERYAVLSDILGDEDHLGDMDFKVAGTEQGITSLQMDIKIAGITEEIMRVALDQAKEGRAHILGEMNKALTAPRAELGEHAPRIETMQIPVDKIREVIGSGGKVIREIVEKTGAKIDINDDGLIKIASADAKSIKAAYNWIRSIVAEPEVGMIYEGTVVKVMEFGAFVNFFGSRDGLVHISELARNRVAKVTDVVKEGDKVKVKFLGTDERGKVRLSMKVVDQETGEDITEKLKAERDAERTQRDQQKAANAGE; this is encoded by the coding sequence ATGTTTGACGTTCAACGCGAAGAACTGATCTGGGCCGGGCGCAAGCTCGTTCTCGAAACGGGCAAGATGGCCCGCCAGGCGGACGGCGCCGTCGTCGCCTCCTACGGCGAGACCACCGTGCTCGCCACCGTCGTCTCGGCCAAGGAGCCGAAGGCCGGCGTCGACTTCTTCCCGCTCACGGTGAACTACCAGGAGCGCACCTACGCCGCGGGCCGCATCCCCGGCGGCTACTTCAAGCGCGAGGGCCGTCCCACCGAGAAGGAGACCCTGGTCTCCCGCCTCATCGACCGCCCGATCCGCCCCCTCTTCGTCGAGGGCTACCGCAACGATACGCAGGTGGTCGTGACCGTGCTCTCGCACGATCTCGAGAACGACCCGGACATCGTCGCCATGGTCGCCGCCTCCGCGGCCCTGACCCTGTCGGGCGTGCCGTTCATGGGCCCGGTGGGCGCCGCCCGCGTCGGCTACATCGGCGGCCAGTACAAGCTGAACCCGCCGCTCCAGGAGATGGAGCAGTCGGCCCTCGACCTCGTGGTCGCCGGCACCTCGGAAGCGGTGCTGATGGTGGAATCCGAGGCGAAGGAGCTGCCCGAGGACGTGATGCTCGGCGCGGTGATGTTCGGCCACAAGCACTTCCAGCCGGTCATCGAGGCGATCATCCGCCTCGCCGAGAAGGCCGCGAAGGAGCCCCGCGACTTCCAGCCCGCCGACCTGTCGGAGGTGGAGAAGGCGGTTCTCGAGATCGCCGAGAAGGACCTGCGCGAGGCCTACAAGATCACCCGCAAGCAGGACCGCTATGCCGCCGTCGACGCGGTGAAGGCCAAGGTGATGGACGCCCTCTGCCCGGCCGAGGGCGAGGCCCGGTTCGACCCCGAGACGGTCAAGTCCGTGTTCAAGGAGGTCCAGGCCAAGATCGTGCGCTGGAACATCCTCGACGAGGGCACGCGCATCGACGGCCGCGACGTGCGCACCGTCCGCCCGATCCTGGCGGAGGTGGGCGTGCTGCCCCGCACCCACGGCTCGGCGCTCTTCACCCGCGGCGAGACCCAGGCCCTCGTGGTGACGACGCTCGGCACCGGCGAGGACGAGCAGTTCGTGGACGAGCTGGAAGGCACCCGCAAGGAGACCTTCCTGCTGCACTACAACTTCCCGCCCTACTCCGTCGGCGAGACGGGCCGCATGGGCTCGCCCGGCCGCCGCGAGATCGGCCACGGCAAGCTCGCCTGGCGCGCCATCCACCCGATGCTGCCGCCCTCCCACGAGTTCCCCTACACGATCCGCGTCGTGTCGGAGATCACGGAGTCGAACGGCTCCTCCTCCATGGCGACCGTCTGCGGCTCGTCGCTCGCGCTCATGGACGCGGGCGTGCCCCTGCGCCGCCCCGTGGCGGGCATCGCCATGGGCCTCATCCTCGAGGGCGAGCGCTACGCGGTGCTCTCCGACATCCTCGGCGACGAGGACCACCTCGGCGACATGGACTTCAAGGTGGCCGGCACGGAGCAGGGCATCACCTCGCTCCAGATGGACATCAAGATCGCCGGCATCACCGAGGAGATCATGCGCGTCGCGCTCGACCAGGCGAAGGAAGGCCGCGCGCACATCCTGGGCGAGATGAACAAGGCGCTCACCGCGCCGCGCGCCGAGCTCGGCGAGCATGCCCCGCGCATCGAGACCATGCAGATCCCGGTCGACAAGATCCGCGAGGTCATCGGCTCCGGCGGCAAGGTCATCCGCGAGATCGTGGAGAAGACCGGCGCCAAGATCGACATCAACGACGACGGCCTCATCAAGATCGCCTCCGCCGACGCCAAGTCGATCAAGGCGGCCTATAACTGGATCCGCTCCATCGTGGCGGAGCCGGAGGTCGGCATGATCTACGAGGGCACGGTGGTGAAGGTGATGGAGTTCGGCGCCTTCGTGAACTTCTTCGGCTCCCGCGACGGCCTCGTGCACATCTCGGAGCTCGCCCGGAACCGCGTCGCCAAGGTCACCGACGTGGTGAAGGAGGGCGACAAGGTGAAGGTGAAGTTCCTCGGCACCGACGAGCGCGGCAAGGTCCGCCTCTCCATGAAGGTCGTCGACCAGGAGACTGGCGAGGACATCACCGAGAAGCTGAAGGCCGAAAGGGACGCGGAACGCACCCAGCGCGACCAGCAGAAGGCTGCGAACGCCGGCGAGTGA
- the infB gene encoding translation initiation factor IF-2, translated as MSDTKNPGDKTLHVSSKTLSLKRPVEQGVVRQSFSHGRSKAVVVETVKRRPVGPGGAPEQTKAAPPPAAPAPAQPKPAQPQQGRGQRPGAPAANAPRSGVVLRTLSEQERDARAMALADARRREEEDRKRQEEEARRRAEREAAEAREREAAEARKREEDERRRQEDERKRRAEEEARRRLGEEPAPARQAAAPAPAGRGPGAGPRPAGERTGDRSGPRPAGAGPRPGFGGPRPGGNDGRRPPSLNHMARPAAPAIPEPTAAKPNARTAPPVAARAVEIDDEDNPRAARRPGAAAKPAALPKAPKAAPGEEKRRGRLTLTNALAGDEERTRSVASFRRRNQRLTGHRPVEQKEKIAREVTIPETITIQELANRMSERAVDVIKFLMKQGQMHKITDVIDADTAQLVAEELGHTVKRVAESDVEEGLFDTPDVDENLQPRPPVVTIMGHVDHGKTSLLDAIRKTNVVSGEAGGITQHIGAYQVTSPLGGKITFIDTPGHAAFTAMRARGAKVTDIVVLVVAADDGVMPQTIEAIAHAKAAGVPLIVAINKIDKPEANPQRVRTELLSHEVVVESMGGDTLEFEVSAKTGQGLDSLLEGLQLQAEILELRANPDRSAEGTVIEAKLDRGRGPVATVLVQRGTLRTGDIVVAGAEWGRVRALINDLGSTVKEAGPSVPVEVLGFNGTPEAGDRVAVVESEARAREITEYRARQKRERQAARMGAAGRTLADMMRDLKAGAGRKEFPLVVRADVQGSAEAIVGALEKLGTEEVGARVVQAGVGGISESDVTLAEASGAIILGFNVRAHKEAREAAERTGVEIRYYNIIYDLVDDVKAAMSGLLAPTLREERLGEAQILEVFNVSKVGKVAGCRVLDGVVQRGAHVRLIRDNVVIHEGKLSQLKRFKDDAREVTAGQDCGMAFENYQDMRVGDVIECYRVEEVKRTL; from the coding sequence ATGAGCGATACGAAGAATCCGGGCGACAAGACACTCCACGTGTCGTCCAAGACGCTTTCACTGAAGCGACCCGTCGAGCAGGGCGTGGTGCGCCAGAGCTTCTCCCATGGCCGCTCCAAGGCGGTCGTGGTCGAGACGGTGAAGCGTCGCCCCGTCGGCCCCGGCGGAGCGCCTGAACAGACCAAGGCGGCCCCGCCTCCGGCCGCGCCGGCCCCGGCCCAGCCGAAGCCGGCCCAGCCGCAGCAGGGCCGCGGGCAGCGCCCGGGAGCGCCCGCCGCCAACGCGCCGCGGTCGGGAGTGGTGCTGCGCACCCTCTCGGAGCAGGAGCGCGACGCCCGCGCCATGGCGCTGGCCGACGCCCGCCGCCGCGAGGAGGAGGACCGCAAGCGCCAGGAGGAGGAAGCCCGCCGCCGCGCCGAGCGCGAGGCCGCCGAGGCCCGCGAGCGCGAGGCCGCCGAGGCCCGCAAGCGCGAGGAGGACGAGCGCCGCCGCCAGGAGGACGAGCGCAAGCGCCGCGCCGAGGAGGAGGCCCGCCGCCGTCTCGGCGAGGAGCCCGCTCCTGCCCGCCAGGCCGCCGCGCCCGCCCCCGCAGGCCGCGGTCCCGGCGCCGGGCCCCGTCCCGCCGGCGAGCGCACGGGCGACCGTTCCGGTCCGCGTCCGGCCGGCGCCGGCCCGCGTCCCGGTTTCGGCGGACCGCGCCCCGGCGGCAACGACGGCCGCCGGCCGCCGAGCCTCAACCACATGGCCCGCCCGGCCGCCCCGGCCATTCCGGAGCCCACCGCGGCCAAGCCCAACGCCCGCACGGCTCCGCCCGTGGCGGCCCGCGCCGTCGAGATCGACGACGAGGACAATCCGCGCGCCGCGCGGCGTCCCGGTGCCGCGGCGAAGCCCGCCGCCCTGCCCAAGGCCCCGAAGGCCGCCCCCGGCGAGGAGAAGCGCCGCGGCCGCCTGACCCTGACGAACGCCCTCGCCGGCGACGAGGAGCGGACCCGCTCCGTCGCGTCCTTCCGCCGCCGCAACCAGCGCCTCACCGGCCACCGCCCGGTCGAGCAGAAGGAGAAGATCGCCCGCGAGGTCACGATCCCGGAGACGATCACCATCCAGGAGCTCGCCAACCGCATGTCGGAGCGCGCCGTGGACGTGATCAAGTTCCTGATGAAGCAGGGACAGATGCACAAGATCACCGACGTGATCGACGCGGACACCGCCCAGCTCGTGGCGGAGGAGCTCGGCCACACGGTGAAGCGCGTCGCCGAGTCGGACGTCGAGGAGGGCCTGTTCGACACGCCGGACGTGGACGAGAACCTGCAGCCGCGTCCGCCGGTCGTGACCATCATGGGCCACGTCGACCACGGCAAGACCTCGCTGCTCGACGCGATCCGCAAGACCAATGTGGTCTCCGGCGAGGCCGGCGGCATCACGCAGCACATCGGCGCCTACCAGGTGACCTCGCCCCTCGGCGGCAAGATCACCTTCATCGACACCCCCGGCCACGCGGCCTTCACCGCCATGCGCGCCCGCGGCGCCAAGGTGACGGACATCGTGGTGCTGGTGGTGGCCGCCGACGACGGCGTCATGCCGCAGACGATCGAGGCCATCGCCCACGCCAAGGCGGCGGGGGTGCCGCTCATCGTGGCGATCAACAAGATCGACAAGCCCGAGGCCAATCCCCAGCGGGTCCGCACCGAGCTCCTCAGCCACGAGGTCGTGGTGGAATCCATGGGCGGCGACACCCTCGAGTTCGAGGTCTCGGCCAAGACCGGCCAGGGGCTCGACTCCCTGCTCGAAGGCCTCCAGCTCCAGGCGGAGATCCTCGAGCTCAGGGCCAATCCCGACCGCTCCGCGGAAGGCACGGTCATCGAGGCCAAGCTCGACCGCGGCCGGGGCCCCGTGGCCACGGTCCTCGTCCAGCGCGGCACCCTGCGCACGGGCGACATCGTGGTGGCGGGCGCCGAGTGGGGCCGCGTGCGCGCGCTCATCAACGACCTGGGCAGCACCGTGAAGGAGGCGGGCCCCTCGGTTCCCGTGGAGGTCCTCGGCTTCAACGGCACGCCGGAGGCGGGCGACCGCGTCGCGGTGGTGGAATCGGAAGCCCGCGCCCGCGAGATCACCGAGTACCGCGCCCGCCAGAAGCGCGAACGGCAGGCGGCCCGCATGGGCGCGGCCGGCCGGACGCTGGCCGACATGATGCGCGACCTGAAGGCCGGAGCGGGCCGCAAGGAATTCCCGCTCGTGGTGCGCGCGGACGTGCAGGGCTCGGCGGAAGCCATCGTCGGCGCCCTGGAGAAGCTCGGCACCGAAGAGGTGGGAGCCCGCGTGGTCCAGGCCGGCGTCGGCGGCATCTCGGAATCGGACGTCACCCTGGCGGAGGCCTCCGGCGCCATCATCCTCGGCTTCAACGTGCGCGCCCACAAGGAGGCGCGCGAGGCGGCCGAGCGGACCGGGGTCGAGATCCGCTACTACAACATCATCTACGACCTCGTGGATGACGTGAAGGCGGCGATGTCGGGCCTGCTCGCCCCGACGCTCCGCGAGGAGCGGCTCGGCGAGGCGCAGATCCTCGAGGTGTTCAACGTGTCCAAGGTCGGCAAGGTCGCCGGCTGCCGCGTCCTCGACGGCGTGGTCCAGCGCGGCGCCCATGTCCGCCTCATCCGCGACAACGTGGTCATCCACGAAGGCAAGCTGTCCCAGCTCAAGCGCTTCAAGGACGATGCCCGCGAGGTCACGGCCGGCCAGGATTGCGGCATGGCCTTCGAGAACTACCAGGACATGCGCGTCGGCGACGTGATCGAGTGCTACCGCGTGGAAGAGGTGAAGCGGACGCTGTAA
- the truB gene encoding tRNA pseudouridine(55) synthase TruB, whose translation MTEERPQRRPQGDRPKKRDVNGWIILDKGVGMTSTHAVAVVKRSLSAKKAGHAGTLDPLASGILPIALGEATKTVPFVMDGRKSYVFTVAWGAETDTDDSEGEIVARTDRVPDAAAVEALLPRFTGSIEQVPPRFSAIKIQGERAYDLARDGEAVELQPRRVEIDRLALVHHEGNRSVLEADCGKGTYVRAIARDLGRALGCLGHIAALRRTRVGPFTEADAVTVDGMTTDPAALRPVEAALSEIPAVPVSRDMAGRLMRGQSIILRGREAPVSGKVYATCSGVLVAVGDVERGELVPHRVFNLGA comes from the coding sequence ATGACCGAAGAACGACCGCAGCGGCGACCCCAAGGCGACCGCCCGAAGAAGCGCGACGTCAATGGCTGGATCATTCTGGACAAGGGCGTGGGCATGACCTCGACCCACGCCGTCGCGGTGGTCAAGCGCAGCCTCTCCGCCAAGAAGGCGGGCCACGCCGGCACCCTCGACCCGCTCGCCTCCGGCATCCTGCCGATCGCGCTGGGGGAGGCCACCAAGACCGTTCCCTTCGTGATGGACGGGCGCAAGTCCTACGTGTTCACCGTCGCCTGGGGCGCGGAGACCGACACGGACGACTCGGAAGGCGAGATCGTCGCCCGCACCGACAGGGTGCCGGACGCCGCCGCCGTCGAGGCCCTGCTGCCCCGCTTCACGGGCTCCATCGAGCAGGTGCCGCCGCGTTTCTCCGCCATCAAGATCCAGGGCGAGCGCGCCTACGACCTCGCCCGCGACGGCGAGGCGGTGGAGCTGCAGCCGCGCCGGGTCGAGATCGACCGCCTCGCCCTCGTCCACCACGAGGGCAACCGCTCGGTCCTGGAGGCGGATTGCGGCAAGGGCACCTATGTGCGGGCCATCGCCCGCGACCTCGGCCGGGCCCTCGGCTGCCTCGGCCACATCGCCGCCCTGCGGCGCACGCGGGTCGGCCCCTTCACCGAGGCCGACGCGGTGACGGTGGACGGGATGACGACCGACCCGGCCGCCCTGCGGCCCGTGGAGGCGGCGCTCAGCGAGATTCCCGCCGTGCCGGTGAGCCGCGACATGGCGGGCCGCCTCATGCGCGGCCAGTCGATCATCCTGCGCGGCCGGGAGGCGCCCGTCTCCGGCAAGGTCTACGCCACCTGCAGCGGCGTCCTCGTCGCCGTGGGCGACGTGGAGCGCGGCGAACTGGTGCCGCACCGGGTGTTCAACCTGGGAGCCTGA
- a CDS encoding RNA-binding protein — translation MRARLHPVPRHEPERTCIVTRAVRPPAELIRFVLGPDREVVPDLRHRLPGRGVWVGARQDLVEEAVRRRLFARAFKAEVKVPESLPGDIREALRTDLRQSLSLANKAGAVVTGFHKVEAAIAEKPLAALIHAAEAAEDGRRKIANQLRKRLGDAISSFPVVQVLSNDELDLALGRSHVIHAALVAGAGSDGFLNRWHRYRTYCGLDADQAGLDLETGEPTILKPAGY, via the coding sequence ATGCGAGCGAGGTTACACCCCGTGCCGCGGCATGAACCGGAGCGCACCTGCATCGTCACCCGGGCGGTTCGCCCCCCGGCGGAGCTGATCCGCTTCGTCCTGGGGCCCGACCGGGAGGTCGTGCCCGACCTCAGGCACAGGCTGCCGGGGCGGGGCGTGTGGGTCGGCGCCCGGCAGGACCTGGTGGAGGAGGCGGTCAGGCGCCGCCTCTTCGCCCGCGCCTTCAAGGCGGAGGTGAAGGTCCCGGAGAGCCTGCCCGGCGACATCCGGGAGGCTTTGCGGACCGACCTGCGCCAGAGCCTGTCCCTCGCCAACAAGGCGGGGGCGGTGGTCACCGGGTTCCACAAGGTGGAGGCGGCCATCGCGGAAAAGCCCCTCGCCGCCCTTATTCATGCCGCAGAAGCGGCCGAAGATGGGCGAAGAAAGATCGCAAACCAGTTGCGAAAACGCCTCGGCGACGCAATATCTAGCTTTCCGGTCGTCCAAGTATTGTCGAATGACGAATTGGATTTGGCATTAGGCCGGTCACATGTGATACATGCTGCCCTCGTCGCGGGCGCTGGGAGCGACGGCTTTCTGAACCGCTGGCATCGTTACCGCACCTATTGCGGCCTCGATGCCGATCAGGCTGGCCTCGATCTCGAGACCGGCGAACCCACGATTTTGAAACCCGCAGGATATTGA
- the rimP gene encoding ribosome maturation factor RimP translates to MANDRDKRLVTESGVAARVAAIVEPVIEDLGFNLVRVRVTGTNGCTVQIMAERPDGTMSVDECEAVSRALSPVLDLEDPIDREYYLEISSPGIDRPLVRVSDFERWTGHEAKIELAVPLNGRKRFRGILRGVGDGTVAVELPDVKEGEERTVHLPLADLGEAHLVLTDELIRESLRRGSAPPAEGAGEDEHDSQAEPAPRPRGPQKKTKKE, encoded by the coding sequence ATGGCGAACGATCGCGACAAGCGTCTGGTGACGGAATCCGGCGTGGCCGCCCGCGTCGCGGCCATCGTCGAGCCGGTGATCGAGGACCTGGGCTTCAACCTGGTGCGGGTCCGCGTGACCGGCACCAACGGCTGCACGGTGCAGATCATGGCGGAACGGCCGGACGGCACCATGTCGGTCGATGAATGCGAGGCGGTGAGCCGGGCCCTTTCGCCGGTTCTCGACCTCGAAGATCCGATCGATCGGGAGTATTATCTCGAAATCTCCTCCCCCGGGATCGACCGCCCCCTGGTGCGCGTGAGCGACTTCGAGCGGTGGACCGGCCACGAGGCGAAGATCGAGCTGGCCGTCCCCCTCAACGGCCGCAAGCGCTTCCGAGGCATCCTCCGGGGCGTCGGCGACGGAACCGTCGCGGTCGAGCTGCCGGACGTGAAGGAGGGCGAGGAGCGCACCGTGCATCTGCCCCTGGCGGATCTCGGCGAGGCCCACCTCGTCCTGACCGACGAACTGATCCGCGAATCCCTGCGCCGGGGCTCGGCGCCGCCGGCGGAGGGCGCCGGAGAGGACGAACACGATTCACAGGCGGAGCCGGCGCCTCGTCCGCGCGGCCCGCAGAAGAAGACGAAGAAGGAGTGA
- the rpsO gene encoding 30S ribosomal protein S15 — protein sequence MSITAERKNALIKEFAQKAGDTGSPEVQIAILTERINNLTEHFKTHAKDNHSRRGLLKLVSQRRSLLDYLKKKEEGRYKTVIEKLGIRR from the coding sequence ATGTCGATCACGGCTGAGCGCAAGAACGCGCTGATCAAGGAATTCGCTCAAAAGGCCGGCGATACCGGCTCCCCCGAGGTGCAGATCGCCATCCTGACCGAGCGGATCAACAACCTGACCGAGCACTTCAAGACCCACGCGAAGGACAACCACTCCCGCCGCGGCCTCCTGAAGCTCGTGTCCCAGCGCCGCTCCCTTCTCGACTACCTGAAGAAGAAGGAAGAGGGCCGCTACAAGACCGTCATCGAGAAGCTCGGCATCCGCCGTTAA
- a CDS encoding ferritin-like domain-containing protein: MASTTADLASSETVRSIFVTGLQNAHALEKEAVQLMSRQLERLENYPEMSDILRRHMQETEQQIRRLDEMLHTFGEDRSLLKDVATQFMANLAAAGHMPMADEILKNTFANHAFENFEIAAYMSLIAMAEASGYGRFVPALQETLREEQNAAQAIRDQIEPITRKYLMREAQGLKADR; the protein is encoded by the coding sequence ATGGCGTCCACCACCGCCGACCTCGCCTCGTCCGAAACCGTCCGCTCCATCTTCGTCACCGGCCTCCAGAACGCCCACGCCCTCGAGAAGGAGGCGGTCCAGCTCATGAGCCGGCAGCTGGAGCGTCTGGAGAACTATCCCGAGATGTCGGACATCCTGCGCCGCCACATGCAGGAGACCGAGCAGCAGATCCGCCGCCTCGACGAGATGCTGCACACCTTCGGCGAGGACCGCTCGCTCCTGAAGGACGTGGCCACCCAGTTCATGGCGAATCTCGCCGCCGCCGGGCACATGCCCATGGCCGACGAGATCCTGAAGAACACCTTCGCCAACCACGCCTTCGAGAACTTCGAGATCGCCGCCTACATGTCCCTGATCGCCATGGCCGAGGCGAGCGGCTACGGCCGCTTCGTCCCGGCCCTGCAGGAGACCCTGCGCGAGGAGCAGAACGCCGCCCAGGCGATCCGCGACCAGATCGAGCCGATCACCCGCAAGTACCTGATGCGCGAGGCCCAGGGGCTGAAGGCGGACCGGTGA